The following are encoded together in the Pedobacter steynii genome:
- a CDS encoding type III polyketide synthase, which produces MSVKIKTIARALPAYSRTTEEIIPFLDGWLSGQEDRFIRKVKKIFENAMVDKRYSIMSPEEVFSKISFEERNDIYIRESIRLGTDCLKLALEKADWSAADLDYIITVSCTGVMIPSMDAYLINNLKLRQDIVRLPVTEMGCAAGISGMIYARNFLQANPGKRAAVIAVESPTATFQLNDFSMANIVSAAIFGDGAACVLMSSDPRDEGPEMIADEMYHFYDATQLMGFRLQNTGLTMVLDVEVPEQIALHFSQIIHPFLAKQGLSIAEIDHLIFHPGGKKIIQIVEELFSQSGKNINETKEVLRQYGNMSSVTVLYVLARFMDTRPKKGELGLMLSFGPGFSAQRILLKW; this is translated from the coding sequence ATGAGTGTAAAAATTAAAACGATTGCCAGGGCATTGCCTGCCTATTCCAGGACTACAGAAGAGATCATTCCCTTTTTGGACGGATGGCTGTCCGGGCAAGAGGACCGGTTTATCAGAAAGGTAAAAAAGATCTTCGAAAATGCGATGGTCGACAAAAGATACTCGATCATGTCGCCGGAAGAAGTTTTCAGTAAGATCTCCTTTGAAGAAAGAAATGATATTTACATCAGAGAGAGCATCCGGCTTGGAACGGATTGTCTAAAGCTGGCTTTGGAAAAAGCCGACTGGAGTGCGGCAGATTTAGATTATATCATTACGGTGAGCTGTACAGGAGTGATGATCCCATCTATGGATGCTTACCTCATCAATAACTTAAAACTACGACAGGATATTGTACGCTTACCGGTTACCGAAATGGGTTGTGCTGCCGGAATCTCAGGAATGATTTATGCCAGGAATTTTCTACAGGCAAATCCCGGAAAACGTGCAGCAGTAATTGCGGTAGAATCGCCAACTGCCACATTCCAGCTGAATGATTTTTCCATGGCCAATATCGTGAGCGCTGCTATTTTTGGGGATGGTGCCGCCTGCGTGCTGATGTCTTCCGATCCTCGGGATGAAGGGCCCGAAATGATAGCAGACGAGATGTACCATTTCTACGATGCGACTCAGTTAATGGGTTTTCGCCTGCAGAATACGGGATTAACAATGGTACTGGATGTGGAGGTTCCGGAACAGATTGCTTTACATTTCTCTCAGATCATCCATCCTTTTCTGGCGAAACAAGGGTTAAGCATTGCAGAGATAGATCATCTGATCTTTCATCCCGGCGGAAAGAAAATCATTCAGATCGTCGAAGAATTGTTTAGTCAGTCAGGGAAAAATATCAATGAGACTAAAGAAGTACTCCGGCAATATGGAAATATGTCAAGTGTCACCGTACTCTATGTACTGGCCCGGTTTATGGATACCCGTCCTAAGAAAGGAGAACTTGGTCTGATGCTGAGTTTCGGACCGGGTTTTTCTGCTCAGAGAATATTATTAAAGTGGTAA
- a CDS encoding 3-hydroxyacyl-ACP dehydratase FabZ family protein, with amino-acid sequence MNTAELLSHLPYTKPFLFVDELQHIDENSVKGSYTFSKDLDFYKGHFKDQPVTPGVILTETMAQIGLVCLGIYLTATAVGGVPGHVMLTSTAIDFMKPVFPGEKVTVTAEKVYFRFKKLNCTVQMTNEAGEVVCKGTIAGMVTNKMNA; translated from the coding sequence ATGAATACAGCAGAATTACTTAGCCACTTACCTTATACCAAGCCATTTTTATTTGTTGATGAGTTGCAGCACATTGATGAAAACAGTGTGAAAGGATCTTATACCTTTTCTAAAGATCTTGATTTTTATAAAGGTCATTTCAAGGACCAGCCGGTAACTCCAGGTGTGATCTTAACGGAAACAATGGCTCAGATTGGTTTGGTTTGCCTGGGTATCTACTTAACAGCAACAGCTGTTGGTGGTGTTCCCGGACATGTGATGCTGACTTCGACCGCCATCGATTTCATGAAGCCCGTTTTCCCGGGAGAGAAAGTAACTGTAACCGCAGAAAAGGTATACTTCCGTTTTAAAAAATTAAACTGTACCGTACAAATGACAAATGAAGCAGGCGAGGTCGTTTGTAAAGGAACGATTGCAGGAATGGTAACCAATAAAATGAATGCTTAA
- a CDS encoding beta-ketoacyl-[acyl-carrier-protein] synthase family protein, whose protein sequence is MLNRVVITGLGIVAPNGPELGSFLEAMRLGRSGIAHDPQLKELQFSCQIAGKPFLSEERIARYFSELELKNFNSSGILYGVIAAMDAWRDAGLSTEATEEPDWDSGTIFGAGSSGVDKFREAIYKIDDLQARKLGSTIVMQTMASGISAYIGGKLGLGNQVSTNSSACTTGTESILMAYERIKSGQAVRMLTGSTSDSGPYIWAGFDAMRVCTFKHNDSPEQGSRPMSASASGFVPGSGAGALVLESLESALSRGARIYAEVLGGNINSGGQRGNGTMTAPNTIAVQRCITAAVHQAGIQAADIDLINGHLTATSKDPIEIMNWSMALQRSGQDFPYINSLKSMVGHCLGAAGSIESVAAVLQLHHGFIAANLNCEDIHPDISACIDADKIPRKMVAKDINIIAKASFGFGDVNACIILKKLITP, encoded by the coding sequence ATGCTTAACAGGGTAGTCATAACGGGTTTGGGTATAGTTGCCCCAAATGGGCCTGAACTCGGCTCATTCCTGGAGGCGATGCGCCTGGGTCGTTCCGGAATCGCCCATGATCCGCAATTGAAAGAACTCCAGTTTTCCTGTCAGATTGCAGGAAAACCATTTCTCTCTGAAGAACGGATTGCCCGCTATTTCTCGGAGCTGGAACTAAAAAACTTTAACAGCTCCGGGATTTTATATGGTGTAATTGCTGCCATGGATGCCTGGAGGGACGCGGGATTAAGTACAGAAGCCACAGAAGAACCGGACTGGGACAGTGGGACCATTTTTGGAGCCGGCAGCTCCGGAGTTGATAAATTCAGAGAAGCAATTTATAAAATAGACGACTTGCAGGCCCGTAAACTGGGGAGTACCATTGTCATGCAAACCATGGCGAGTGGCATCAGTGCCTATATTGGCGGGAAGCTTGGACTGGGCAATCAGGTCAGCACAAACTCTTCGGCTTGTACAACAGGCACAGAAAGCATTTTAATGGCTTATGAGCGCATCAAATCAGGACAGGCAGTCCGAATGCTTACCGGTAGTACCAGCGATAGCGGGCCCTATATCTGGGCTGGATTCGATGCCATGCGGGTATGCACATTCAAGCACAATGATTCTCCGGAACAAGGATCAAGACCCATGAGTGCCAGTGCCAGCGGTTTTGTTCCGGGAAGCGGCGCCGGGGCCCTGGTGCTGGAGTCATTGGAAAGCGCCCTGTCCAGAGGAGCGAGAATCTATGCAGAGGTTCTTGGAGGAAATATCAATTCCGGCGGGCAACGCGGTAATGGCACGATGACTGCACCAAATACAATCGCCGTTCAACGTTGCATCACTGCTGCAGTTCATCAGGCCGGCATCCAGGCGGCCGACATCGATCTCATCAACGGACACCTCACCGCGACTTCAAAAGATCCCATCGAAATCATGAACTGGAGTATGGCCCTGCAAAGATCAGGTCAGGATTTTCCCTATATCAATTCTTTAAAATCTATGGTTGGACATTGTTTAGGTGCAGCGGGAAGTATCGAATCTGTGGCCGCGGTGTTACAGTTACATCATGGATTTATAGCAGCAAACCTGAACTGTGAGGACATACATCCGGATATCTCTGCCTGCATAGATGCTGATAAAATACCCCGGAAGATGGTAGCTAAAGACATCAATATTATAGCCAAAGCAAGCTTTGGATTTGGAGATGTAAATGCCTGTATCATTTTAAAAAAACTTATTACTCCCTGA
- a CDS encoding phosphopantetheine-binding protein: MDRQLLLSKLKTIVASYSHDKDALEYLSETTDFTKDLKINSANLVDVVLDVEEEFDIEIDNLSMERMLNISAAIEIIESKLKEK; this comes from the coding sequence ATGGATAGACAATTATTACTCTCAAAATTAAAAACCATTGTTGCCAGCTATAGTCATGACAAGGATGCTTTAGAATACCTCAGCGAAACCACCGATTTCACAAAAGACCTGAAAATCAATTCTGCCAATCTGGTGGATGTAGTACTGGATGTCGAAGAAGAGTTCGACATTGAAATAGACAATCTTTCTATGGAACGTATGCTCAATATCAGCGCTGCTATAGAAATTATAGAAAGTAAACTGAAAGAGAAGTGA
- a CDS encoding 4'-phosphopantetheinyl transferase family protein: protein MIGNDIVDLLQADTDSNWQRKGYLSKVFSADEQEMIRQSANPCQLVWLLWSMKEAAYKVHSRRKNWHVFAPAKLLCSELNIHGQLASGIVICQRHRYFTQSSVCTDFIHTIASESFPIPPVRIEISSYDPAERSYRNTAPATVSHHGRYLALAYL from the coding sequence GTGATCGGTAACGACATCGTTGACCTGCTGCAGGCAGATACAGACAGCAACTGGCAGAGAAAAGGATATCTTTCAAAAGTTTTCTCAGCTGATGAGCAGGAGATGATCCGGCAGTCGGCCAATCCTTGTCAGCTGGTCTGGCTGTTATGGAGCATGAAAGAAGCCGCGTATAAGGTTCATTCCAGAAGAAAAAACTGGCATGTTTTTGCTCCGGCAAAACTGCTTTGCAGCGAACTTAATATCCATGGTCAGCTTGCGTCAGGTATTGTTATTTGTCAGCGGCACCGGTATTTTACGCAAAGCTCAGTCTGTACTGACTTTATCCATACCATTGCCAGTGAAAGCTTTCCCATACCACCGGTAAGAATTGAGATCAGTAGTTACGACCCCGCTGAGCGCAGTTACCGGAATACAGCACCGGCCACAGTTAGTCACCATGGCCGATACCTTGCCCTGGCTTATTTGTAG
- a CDS encoding exopolyphosphatase: MLRYAAIDIGSNAVRLLIADITKNDEGFGFKKNTLIRVPLRLGDDAFLDHRISERKTEDLLKTMAAFKNLMDVYQVSKYLACATSAMREAENGTDIIKKVKKLTDLDLEIIEGQREANIIYSNHIEENLDNKKSYLYIDVGGGSTELSVFVNRIPIASKSFDIGTIRILDNQDREETWEEMKLWVKENTKTLKNLAAIGTGGNINKLYRMSDEKEGMPMSFLKLKGLYNNLNAHSLKERINVFGLNPDRADVIIPACEIYITLLKWTGIKQIYVPKVGMADGIINLLIEENLVQSNYK; this comes from the coding sequence ATGCTTAGATATGCTGCTATAGATATAGGGTCAAATGCCGTTAGGTTATTAATTGCTGATATCACGAAAAATGATGAAGGCTTTGGCTTCAAAAAAAACACTTTGATCCGGGTTCCTTTACGTTTGGGAGATGATGCCTTCCTGGATCACCGCATCTCGGAACGTAAAACTGAAGACCTGTTAAAAACAATGGCTGCTTTCAAAAACCTGATGGATGTATATCAGGTGTCTAAATATCTGGCCTGTGCTACTTCCGCCATGCGTGAAGCAGAAAATGGAACCGATATCATCAAAAAAGTAAAGAAATTAACTGATCTTGATCTGGAAATTATCGAAGGACAAAGAGAAGCCAATATCATTTATTCCAATCATATTGAAGAGAACCTGGATAACAAAAAAAGTTACCTGTATATTGATGTAGGTGGAGGAAGTACGGAGCTTTCTGTATTTGTAAACCGCATTCCGATTGCCTCTAAATCTTTTGACATCGGAACGATCAGAATCCTGGACAACCAGGACAGGGAAGAGACCTGGGAGGAAATGAAATTGTGGGTGAAGGAAAATACGAAAACACTAAAAAATCTTGCAGCCATAGGTACGGGTGGAAACATCAACAAACTTTACCGGATGTCTGATGAAAAAGAAGGAATGCCAATGTCATTCTTAAAATTGAAAGGTCTATATAACAATCTGAATGCACATTCTTTAAAGGAAAGGATTAATGTCTTTGGTCTGAATCCGGATCGTGCAGACGTAATTATTCCAGCTTGTGAAATTTATATCACATTGTTGAAATGGACAGGCATCAAACAAATCTATGTGCCTAAAGTAGGTATGGCTGATGGAATCATCAACCTTTTGATTGAAGAGAATCTGGTTCAATCGAACTACAAATAA
- the ppk1 gene encoding polyphosphate kinase 1, protein MTRKKAPFLNREISWLYFNERVLQEAADETVPLIERIKFLSIFSSNLEEFYRVRVATMSRLANLNEKAKALLGFNPKKILNEIKNIVVRQERKFEQLFQATLINELAQNRIFILNETQLNVARGEFVRNHFRDKILSNLVPIMVDLEKPFPELKDRYLYFFVRLSKKSSKTNARYALIELPPDLPRFLVLPETNGLKFIILAEDIIKYCLDDIFYVFNYDELSAYSIQLTRDAELDIDKNVSDKFIEELKSSLDKRKKGKPMRLLYDTEMPFEMLTVLVNKMKIEAESLIPGNRYHRFGDFISFPNVGGKELEYAQNPPIKVSGLHRTESIFNKLAERDYLINLPYQSYDYIILFLREAAIDPKVTEINITLYRLAENSRVVNALINAAKNGKKVNCLVELKARFDEQANIFWSTRLKEEGVNVNYGLTDYKVHSKICLVKRMEKGRAVYYANLATGNFNEKTARIYCDHSIFTAKKEITHDLLKLFTALNKKTVADGFKHLIVSPLDSRTKFYGLIEREIKIAKQGKPAYMILKVNSLADEGVVEKLYEASNAGVKIKMIVRGICTLVPGVPGFSENITVISIIDKFLEHARVFIFGNGGKEEMFLSSADLMSRNFEHRVEVGFPVLDKEVRQEIRDIIEFQLQDNVKARDITKLNNNKYHKNRINTKVRAQVQTYNYLKNKHQ, encoded by the coding sequence ATGACGAGAAAAAAGGCACCATTTCTAAATAGAGAGATCAGTTGGTTATATTTTAACGAACGGGTCCTGCAGGAAGCTGCAGATGAAACGGTTCCCCTGATTGAGCGGATCAAGTTCCTGTCTATATTTTCTTCTAACCTGGAAGAATTCTATAGGGTTAGGGTAGCCACAATGAGTCGTTTAGCCAATCTAAACGAAAAAGCAAAAGCTTTACTGGGTTTCAATCCCAAAAAGATCCTGAATGAAATAAAGAATATTGTGGTCAGACAGGAGCGTAAGTTCGAACAGTTATTCCAGGCCACGCTAATCAACGAACTGGCACAAAACAGGATCTTTATCCTGAATGAAACCCAGCTGAATGTGGCGAGGGGAGAGTTTGTAAGAAACCATTTCCGGGATAAAATACTTTCCAATCTGGTGCCCATTATGGTGGACCTGGAGAAGCCTTTTCCCGAACTTAAAGACCGTTATCTATATTTCTTTGTCAGGCTTTCTAAAAAATCGTCTAAAACGAATGCCAGGTATGCCCTGATCGAATTGCCTCCGGATCTTCCCAGATTTTTAGTGCTACCGGAAACTAACGGCCTTAAATTTATTATTCTTGCCGAAGACATTATCAAATACTGTCTGGACGATATATTTTATGTTTTTAACTATGATGAGCTGAGTGCCTATTCTATTCAGTTGACGCGTGATGCGGAACTGGACATCGATAAAAATGTAAGCGATAAGTTTATTGAGGAATTGAAGAGTAGCCTTGATAAACGTAAAAAAGGAAAGCCGATGCGCTTGCTATACGATACGGAAATGCCCTTTGAAATGCTTACCGTACTCGTGAACAAGATGAAAATTGAAGCCGAAAGCCTGATTCCGGGTAACCGTTACCACCGGTTTGGTGATTTTATTTCCTTCCCTAATGTGGGTGGTAAAGAGCTGGAATATGCGCAAAATCCGCCGATTAAGGTTTCTGGATTACACCGCACAGAAAGCATCTTTAATAAGCTGGCCGAACGCGATTACCTGATCAACCTGCCTTATCAATCCTACGATTATATCATTCTATTTTTAAGAGAGGCGGCCATTGATCCGAAAGTTACGGAGATCAATATCACCTTGTACCGGCTTGCAGAAAATTCCAGAGTAGTTAACGCTTTGATCAACGCGGCAAAAAATGGTAAAAAGGTAAACTGTCTAGTAGAACTGAAAGCCAGGTTTGATGAACAGGCCAATATCTTTTGGAGTACCAGGCTTAAGGAAGAAGGGGTAAATGTGAATTATGGACTGACTGATTATAAGGTGCATTCCAAAATTTGTCTGGTGAAGAGAATGGAAAAGGGCAGGGCGGTTTATTATGCGAACCTCGCTACGGGAAATTTCAACGAGAAAACAGCAAGAATCTATTGTGACCACAGTATTTTTACGGCGAAAAAGGAAATTACTCATGACCTGCTGAAGCTATTTACCGCATTGAATAAAAAAACGGTAGCGGATGGTTTCAAACACCTGATCGTCTCCCCCCTTGATTCCAGAACGAAGTTCTATGGCCTGATTGAACGGGAAATCAAAATTGCGAAACAGGGGAAACCGGCATATATGATCCTGAAAGTAAATAGTCTTGCCGATGAGGGAGTAGTAGAAAAATTATACGAAGCCAGCAATGCAGGAGTGAAGATTAAGATGATCGTTAGAGGAATCTGTACGCTGGTGCCCGGAGTTCCCGGTTTCAGCGAAAATATTACGGTAATCAGCATCATTGATAAATTTCTGGAACATGCGAGGGTTTTCATCTTTGGAAATGGCGGGAAAGAAGAAATGTTCCTTTCCTCAGCAGATCTGATGAGCAGAAATTTCGAACATCGGGTAGAAGTCGGCTTTCCGGTACTCGATAAGGAGGTTCGCCAGGAGATCCGAGACATCATCGAATTTCAGTTACAGGACAATGTTAAAGCACGGGATATTACCAAACTGAACAATAATAAATATCATAAAAACAGAATCAATACAAAAGTTAGGGCGCAGGTGCAGACCTACAATTACTTAAAAAATAAACATCAATAA
- a CDS encoding YajQ family cyclic di-GMP-binding protein has protein sequence MPTFDIVSKVDAQTFDNAMNNAKKEILNRYDFNTSKSTIDHDKKTNLITIVTEDDMRLKAIQDAIISRMVKQGLDSNSLDFGKEQYASGNMIRKEISVKEGIDKETAKKIVAKIKASGLKVQASMMDDQVRVQSKSIDDLQGVIALCKGEDFGQPLQFINMRN, from the coding sequence ATGCCCACTTTTGATATTGTAAGTAAAGTTGACGCGCAAACTTTTGACAACGCGATGAACAATGCAAAAAAAGAAATCCTGAACCGTTACGATTTCAATACGTCTAAAAGTACGATAGACCATGATAAGAAGACCAACCTAATCACTATCGTAACAGAAGACGATATGCGTTTAAAGGCCATTCAGGATGCTATTATTTCCAGAATGGTAAAACAAGGTCTGGATTCTAACAGCCTGGACTTTGGTAAAGAACAATATGCTTCAGGAAATATGATCAGAAAAGAGATCTCTGTTAAGGAAGGAATTGACAAAGAAACTGCTAAAAAAATTGTTGCAAAAATAAAAGCCAGTGGACTAAAAGTTCAGGCTTCAATGATGGATGACCAGGTTCGTGTACAAAGTAAAAGCATTGATGACCTGCAAGGCGTCATTGCACTTTGCAAGGGCGAAGATTTTGGACAACCGTTACAATTTATAAATATGCGTAACTAA
- a CDS encoding GNAT family N-acetyltransferase: protein MEIIDSGFIYSDDKQKIDAVAVHHYLSTQSYWAQNIPLKTVQKSIDNSLCFGIYKDAEQIGFARWITDKATFAYLADVYVSEIYRGQGLSKKLMSLMLFHPDLQGLRRYMLATMDAHGLYAQFGFKQIDHPERLMAVVIKDAYL from the coding sequence ATGGAAATTATTGACAGTGGTTTTATTTATTCAGACGACAAGCAAAAAATAGATGCGGTTGCCGTTCACCATTACCTGAGCACCCAATCTTATTGGGCTCAGAATATTCCCTTGAAAACCGTTCAGAAATCTATCGATAATTCCCTCTGTTTTGGAATTTACAAGGATGCCGAGCAGATTGGATTTGCCAGATGGATCACCGATAAAGCTACCTTCGCCTACCTTGCTGATGTATATGTATCTGAGATTTACCGCGGACAGGGACTTTCTAAAAAGCTCATGTCCCTGATGCTTTTCCATCCTGATTTACAAGGATTAAGAAGGTATATGCTGGCCACCATGGATGCCCATGGCTTATATGCACAATTTGGGTTTAAACAAATTGACCATCCGGAAAGGCTCATGGCAGTTGTCATTAAAGACGCCTACCTGTAA
- a CDS encoding nicotinamide mononucleotide adenylyltransferase, translating to MEREILDTKRKALKINLNPKIYGTFAEIGAGQEVARNFFTAGAASGTVAKTMSAYDMTFSDAIYGVEESGRYVSQSRLLKMLSHEFSLLNERLHGEKYDDRTFFAFADTVTTLNYNKSNDPHGWIGIRFQAEPGGEPNEIFFHVRLLDTDAALQQNVLGIIGVNLVYAAFYYNQDPKTMIESLADNLTVGSVEIDLISVNGPAFKNINNILLNLYLIVKDFSDAAIFDSLGKPCLPKDLLYKKDIMILRTKYAQKSNPNFSMLNKAVDQFVHSESVSKENLSVLIEVLMSNVLSSGEEEPESFDLEAVAKRAEDMCKTGNLVMVSNFTRHNKLAKYLDRCKPKSVGISTNINNLKFVFNSNNFGENYSSQLLSYVSDMFSKNVRLFAYPFLDKKTNTVITSANMPVTPDAKPLFDFLILNGYIADIRDYSEGDVKTV from the coding sequence ATGGAAAGAGAAATTCTGGATACCAAGCGTAAAGCTTTGAAGATTAACTTAAACCCTAAGATTTACGGAACCTTTGCAGAGATCGGTGCAGGACAGGAAGTGGCCCGTAACTTTTTTACTGCTGGGGCTGCTTCAGGAACGGTTGCTAAAACCATGTCTGCTTATGACATGACGTTTAGTGATGCGATTTATGGAGTTGAAGAATCTGGCAGGTATGTTAGTCAGTCCAGGTTACTGAAAATGCTGAGCCATGAGTTTAGCTTACTGAATGAAAGGTTACACGGAGAGAAATATGATGACCGTACTTTCTTTGCTTTTGCAGATACCGTAACAACCTTAAATTATAACAAATCAAATGATCCTCACGGTTGGATTGGAATCCGTTTCCAGGCAGAGCCTGGAGGGGAGCCTAATGAAATCTTTTTCCACGTCAGGTTACTGGATACCGATGCTGCATTGCAACAGAATGTATTGGGGATTATTGGAGTAAACCTGGTTTATGCTGCCTTTTATTATAATCAGGATCCAAAAACAATGATTGAATCTCTGGCAGATAACCTTACTGTAGGTTCTGTGGAGATCGATTTAATCTCAGTCAACGGACCTGCATTTAAAAATATCAACAACATCCTTTTGAACCTTTACCTGATTGTAAAGGACTTCTCGGATGCCGCTATATTTGACTCTCTTGGTAAACCTTGTTTACCTAAAGATCTTTTGTATAAAAAGGACATCATGATTTTGCGGACGAAATACGCGCAGAAATCCAATCCCAACTTCAGCATGTTAAATAAAGCTGTAGACCAGTTTGTACACTCCGAAAGTGTCAGTAAAGAGAATTTAAGTGTATTGATTGAAGTGTTGATGTCCAATGTGCTGAGTTCCGGAGAAGAAGAACCAGAAAGCTTCGACCTGGAAGCCGTGGCTAAACGTGCGGAAGACATGTGCAAAACTGGTAACCTTGTGATGGTATCTAACTTTACCAGACACAACAAACTGGCTAAATATTTAGACCGTTGCAAGCCGAAAAGTGTGGGGATTTCTACGAACATCAATAACCTTAAATTTGTGTTCAACTCCAATAACTTCGGAGAGAACTATTCCAGTCAGCTGTTGAGCTATGTGAGTGATATGTTCAGTAAGAATGTCCGCTTATTCGCCTATCCTTTTCTGGACAAAAAGACCAATACGGTAATTACCAGTGCAAATATGCCGGTGACGCCTGATGCCAAACCTTTGTTTGATTTCCTTATCCTGAACGGATATATTGCTGATATCAGGGATTATAGTGAGGGGGATGTGAAAACGGTTTAA
- a CDS encoding ABC transporter ATP-binding protein: MISIFLRSKHYLGCQMLNVKNLDIQFLNKEDKSCLKAVNDISFRVEKGKVLGIVGESGSGKSVTSFSIMRLHDPENTRITGDIEFDRIDLLGLSAAEIRKYRGNKIAMIFQEPMTSLNPVFTCGYQVQEAIILHQHSNKSEARAQTIELFKEVQLPRPEQIFESYPHQLSGGQKQRVMIAMALSCNPELLIADEPTTALDVTVQKTILELLLRLKEERQMAMIFISHDLAVIREIADEVAVMYKGNIVEQGPAKYVFELPEHPYTKGLLACRPDPKHLLKKLPVVADFLNENKEMAVAHLLESNAYTAVEIAERRKNLYAQTPILQVRNLCTWYPVKKGLFGKPTEFVKAVDDVSFEIFPGETLGLVGESGCGKTTLGRSILRLVEPSSGTLLFEGTDMLSLNKTALRKMRREVQIIFQDPYSSLNPRLTVGNALMEPLQVHGLFVNDQQRKAHVLELLERVDLKAEYFNRYPHEFSGGQRQRIVIARALALQPKFIICDESVSALDVSVQAQVLNLLRQLQQDFGLTYIFISHDLSVVKHISDRMIVMNKGKIEEAGFPEDIYNHPKAEYTKKLIAAIPGSNR; encoded by the coding sequence TTGATTTCAATTTTTTTAAGATCAAAACACTACCTTGGTTGTCAGATGCTAAACGTTAAAAACCTCGACATACAGTTCCTGAATAAAGAAGATAAATCCTGTCTAAAAGCCGTGAACGATATTAGTTTCCGGGTAGAAAAAGGAAAAGTTCTGGGCATTGTCGGGGAATCAGGATCTGGAAAATCAGTAACTTCATTCTCTATTATGAGGTTACATGATCCGGAAAATACCAGGATTACCGGAGATATTGAATTTGACAGGATCGACCTGCTTGGCTTATCCGCAGCTGAGATCAGAAAATACAGGGGCAATAAAATTGCCATGATCTTTCAGGAGCCTATGACTTCTCTAAATCCTGTCTTCACCTGTGGTTATCAGGTTCAGGAAGCCATTATACTCCATCAGCATAGTAATAAAAGCGAGGCCAGAGCACAGACTATCGAATTATTTAAAGAGGTACAACTCCCTCGTCCGGAGCAAATTTTTGAAAGCTATCCCCATCAGCTTTCCGGCGGACAAAAGCAGAGGGTAATGATTGCCATGGCACTTAGCTGTAATCCGGAGTTGTTAATTGCCGATGAGCCAACGACTGCCCTGGATGTTACGGTTCAAAAAACGATCCTGGAGTTGTTACTGAGGTTAAAGGAAGAGCGCCAGATGGCCATGATATTTATCTCTCATGACCTTGCGGTAATCCGCGAAATTGCAGATGAAGTTGCAGTGATGTACAAAGGGAATATTGTGGAGCAAGGACCTGCGAAATACGTATTTGAGTTGCCGGAACATCCTTATACCAAAGGTTTGCTGGCTTGCAGGCCCGATCCGAAACATTTATTAAAAAAACTTCCTGTTGTTGCAGATTTCCTAAACGAAAACAAAGAGATGGCGGTGGCCCACCTGTTGGAAAGCAATGCCTATACTGCTGTGGAAATTGCAGAAAGGAGAAAAAACTTATATGCTCAAACACCTATCCTTCAGGTCAGAAACCTATGTACCTGGTATCCGGTAAAAAAAGGGTTATTCGGTAAACCTACAGAATTTGTAAAGGCCGTAGATGATGTTTCATTTGAGATCTTTCCAGGTGAAACGCTTGGACTGGTTGGCGAATCCGGCTGTGGTAAAACCACACTCGGCAGAAGTATCCTCAGACTTGTAGAGCCCAGTTCCGGAACCCTGCTGTTTGAAGGAACAGATATGCTGTCTTTGAATAAGACCGCCTTAAGAAAAATGAGAAGAGAAGTGCAGATTATTTTTCAGGACCCCTATTCTTCTTTAAATCCGCGACTAACAGTAGGTAACGCATTGATGGAACCTTTACAGGTTCATGGGCTGTTTGTGAACGACCAGCAACGTAAAGCCCATGTGCTGGAATTGTTGGAACGTGTAGATTTGAAAGCGGAGTATTTCAACAGGTATCCACATGAGTTTTCCGGCGGACAACGTCAGCGGATTGTGATTGCGAGAGCATTGGCACTCCAACCTAAATTCATCATCTGTGATGAATCTGTTTCTGCGCTGGATGTGTCAGTTCAGGCACAAGTGTTGAACCTATTGCGCCAGTTGCAGCAGGATTTCGGATTGACTTATATTTTTATTTCGCACGACCTTTCTGTGGTAAAACACATTTCCGATCGTATGATCGTGATGAATAAAGGAAAAATTGAAGAAGCAGGTTTTCCGGAAGACATTTACAACCATCCCAAAGCGGAGTACACTAAGAAACTGATTGCCGCAATTCCCGGCAGCAATCGCTAA